One part of the Sebastes fasciatus isolate fSebFas1 chromosome 8, fSebFas1.pri, whole genome shotgun sequence genome encodes these proteins:
- the LOC141773072 gene encoding uncharacterized protein LOC141773072 isoform X7, with protein MSQEPGEATSTDKWLETEISVSPAPSNVSVKSDWSKDDPPSFSQGQPGWLGPERSVSPTPDNVSVKSDWSKDDPPSFSKGQPGWLGPERSVSPAPDNVSVKSDWSKDDPPSFSKGQPGWLGPERSVSPTPDNVSVKSDWSKDDPPSFSKGQPGGKKTGLDGQNLSKDVKQKLTADLKRRILSQHEDKLKSHETDTEIYEIPSVPSKNATPQTFDALFPNSKEKKVRTVLMRGVAGVGKTFQKSLFLEDWAKGKSNTKIDLMVPFNFCELNSRRDEVQSVNDLIHHSFNDDKDSSYKYDECKVVFVLDGLEECELPLDFAKNEDLTDMEERASMDVLLTNLIKGKLLPSACLWIIARPSGVDKIPPEYIHKETECRETSKRWQKLASALKERFLGEATQDEDINHLNKKNTEHIMIEDRSSEVNDEEKNGRSAAKSVTRVNAVSDIFKDTKGQKIRTVLTTGVAGIGKSFHVQQFIKEWAKKKSLSTRLKDGAMAMIFGKADEVIFHFNFSKLNLIKEKKVSLMELLNHFFKETKTFVISNFEQFNVSFVLDGLDAYQPPLDFDNNNTLTDVREPASVDLILTSLIRGTLLPSARLWITSRLKLSDAYVDRTTEIRCKPDIASHQTLKSQLKEQFTHVHEGIDMQKASALLNEIYTDLYIIEGERGEVNDRHEIRQVQDAKFKPMGQETSIKYCDIFKPASENIPIRTVLTIGMAGIGKTFATKKYMLDWAEGSDNRDIYYMFPLSFRELNLRKEKEHSLEELIHQFCPGMKTSEITDYDKYRILIVLDGLDECRLDLDFNESDKWTEVRKRTSVNVLLRNLIQGNLLSKAQIWITSRPAASNHIPADKVDRVTEVRGFNDEQKEEYFRKRFGDTDLAEKILSHVKKSISLYIMCHIPVFCWITAKVLENFVNRNEKGRMPETLTDMYIHFLVLQCRQANVKYGADETGENSETDSCWNTRNKETVMSLGKLAFEGLVEGNLLFTEETLKECGVDITETAVFSGLFTQIKREGSGLYQQKLFCFVHLSIQEFLAAFYVFHTFNNTGKNLLAIPVPTVGELPAPTVGELPAPTVGELPAPTVRDLPADFYKTAIDKALKSKNGDWDLFLRFLLGLSLETNQKELQELLKKTEDNKETINKETIVYIKEKIREENSDADRNCNLFYCLNELKDNSLVEEVKDYLKSETLSFESFSTSMWSALTFVLLTSYEKLGVFDLKKYLKSEKVLLGMLPVVKVSKTALLSWCELSEDSCRGLSSSVLCSVSSNLTELDLSHNDLLDAGVKMLAEGLQSLHCKLEILKLSGCQVTEEGCSFLASALTSKTASSLKKLDLSYNHPGPEGETMLSAIAADPNTNLKTLCLDHCGAHRLKPGLKKYGADLRLDENTAGKRLALSDGNRKVKTVEKVEEKVLRPENIDRFKRSQVFCEEGLKGLCYWEVELKGTVGIAVAYRAVGRRWDRSGGLGCNKNSWSLLCSRTGYTAIHENTYIYIDIELDNGKTPKVKPNDGKTSEVKLNDGKTSEVKTNNGKTSEVKPNDGKTSEVKTNNGKTSEVKPNDGKTSEVKPKDGKTSEVKPNDGKTSEVKTNNGKTSEVKPNDGKTSKVKPKDGKTSEVKPNDGKTLEVKPKDGKTSEVKPKDGKTSEVKPKDGKTSEVKPKDGKTSEVKTKDGKTSEVKTNDGKTSEVKPNDGKTSEVKPNDGKTSEVKTNNGKTSKVKPNDGKTSEVKPKDGKTSEVKPKDRKTSEVKPNDGKTSEVKTKDGKTSEVKPNDGKTSEVKTNDGKTSEVKPNDGKTSEVKPKDGKTSEVKPNDGKTSEVKPKDGKTSEVKPKDGKTSEAKPKDGKTSEVKTKDGKTSEVKTNDGKTSEVKPNDGKTSEVKPKDGKTSKVKPNDGKTSEVKPKDGKTSEVKPKDGKTSEVKPKDGKTSEVKPKDGKTSEVKTKDGKTSEVKPNDGKTSEVKTNDGKTSEVKPNDGKTSEVKPKDGKTSEVKPKGRKTSEVKPNNGKTSEVKPKDGKTSEVKPKDGKTSEVKTKDGKTSEVKPNDGKTSEVKTNDGKTSEVKPNDGKTSEVKPNDGKTSEVKPKDGKTSEVKPKGRKTSEVKPNNGKTSKVKPKDGKTSEVKPKGRKTSQDLKLNDGKTLKDIKPNKRVPLCKKIAVFLDWEAGTLTYYGVISEKLIHIHTFHAKFTEPLFPCFWFRKGSVTLCEID; from the exons ATGTCTCAGGAGCCGGGCGAGGCCACATCAACTGACAA ATGGCTTGAGACAGAAATATCAGTCTCTCCTGCACCCAGCAATGTTTCCGTTAAAAGTGACTGGTCCAAGGATGACCCTCCCAGCTTCAGTCAAGGACAACCAGG ATGGCTTGGGCCAGAAAGATCAGTCTCTCCTACACCCGACAATGTCTCTGTGAAAAGTGACTGGTCCAAGGATGACCCTCCCAGCTTCAGTAAAGGACAACCAGG ATGGCTTGGGCCAGAAAGATCAGTCTCTCCTGCACCCGACAATGTCTCTGTGAAAAGTGACTGGTCCAAGGATGACCCTCCCAGCTTCAGTAAAGGACAACCAGG ATGGCTTGGGCCAGAAAGATCAGTCTCTCCTACACCCGACAATGTCTCTGTGAAAAGTGACTGGTCCAAGGATGACCCTCCCAGCTTCAGTAAAGGACAACCAGG tggaaagaaaacTGGCCTGGATGGGCAAAACCTCagcaaag ATGTCAAACAGAAACTCACAGCAGACCTGAAGAGGAGAATCCTCAGTCAGCATGAAGACAAACTGAAAAGTCAtgaaacagacacagaaatctACGAGATACCATCTGTCCCAAGCAAGAACGCTACACCACAAACCTTTGATGCATTATTTCCTAATTCAAAGGAAAAGAAAGTGAGAACAGTGCTAATGAGGGGAGTGGCTGGTGTTGgtaaaacatttcaaaaaagtTTGTTCCTGGAAGACTGGGCCAAAGGAAAATCCAACACAAAGATAGACTTGATGGTGCCATTTAACTTCTGTGAGCTGAACTCAAGAAGAGACGAAGTTCAAAGCGTGAATGATCTGATTCATCATTCCTTCAATGACGATAAAGACAGTTCTTACAAGTATGACGAGTGTAAAGTAGTGTTTGTCCTTGACGGCTTGGAAGAATGTGAACTTCCTCTGGATTTTGCGAAGAACGAGGACCTGACTGATATGGAAGAGCGAGCCTCGATGGATGTGCTGCTAACAAACCTCATCAAGGGCAAACTGCTTCCCTCTGCTTGTCTCTGGATCATCGCTCGACCTTCAGGAGTCGATAAGATCCCTCCTGAATACATTCACAAAGAGACAGAATGTCGAG AAACCTCGAAGCGATGGCAGAAGCTGGCATCAGCCCTGAAAGAAAGATTTCTTGGAGAAGCCACTCAAGATGAAGACATAAATCATCTtaacaagaaaaacacagaacacatcatgatagaGGACAGAAGTAGCgaagtcaatgatgaagagAAAAATGGACGCTCTGCGGCGAAATCAGTGACACGAGTGAATGCCGTATCTGACATCTTCAAAGATACAAAAGGACAAAAGATCAGAACTGTGCTGACTACCGGAGTAGCTGGAATTGGAAAATCCTTCCATGTGCAGCAATTCATAAAAGAGTGGGCTAAGAAGAAGTCCCTTTCGACTAGATTGAAAGATGGAGCAATGGCAATGATCTTCGGCAAAGCTGATGAagttatatttcattttaactTCTCTAAGCTTAATttgataaaagagaaaaaagtcagtttgATGGAACTTCTTAATCATTTCTTCAAGGAAACTAAGACATTTGTGATCTCTAACTTTGAACAGTTCAACGTTTCATTTGTCTTGGATGGTTTGGATGCTTATCAGCCTCCTCTTGACtttgacaacaacaacaccttGACTGATGTCAGAGAGCCAGCTTCAGTGGATTTGATACTGACCAGCCTCATCAGAGGTACCCTGCTTCCTTCTGCCCGGCTCTGGATAACCTCCCGACTGAAGCTGTCTGATGCATACGTCGACAGGACGACAGAAATACGAT GTAAGCCTGATATTGCAAGTCATCAGACACTCAAATCTCAGCTGAAGGAGCAGTTCACCCATGTGCACGAGGGGATCGATATGCAGAAAGCCTCCGCTCTTCTGAATGAGATCTACACAGATCTCTACATCAtcgagggagagaggggagaggtcAATGATCGGCATGAGATCAGACAAGTTCAAGACGCAAAGTTCAAACCAATGGGACAAGAAACATCGATTAAATATTGTGACATCTTCAAACCTGCATCTGAAAATATACCCATTAGAACTGTGCTGACGATCGGAATGGCAGGCATCGGAAAGACGTTTGCTACAAAGAAGTACATGCTGGACTGGGCTGAGGGTTCGGACAACAGGGACATATATTATATGTTTCCACTTTCTTTCCGGGAGCTGAATttgagaaaagagaaagaacacAGCTTGGAGGAACTCATTCATCAGTTTTGTCCGGGTATGAAGACATCAGAGATAACGGACTATGACAAGTACAGAATCCTGATTGTCCTGGATGGTCTTGATGAATGTCGCCTCGATCTTGACTTCAATGAAAGTGACAAATGGACAGAAGTGAGAAAACGAACCTCAGTGAATGTGCTACTGAGAAACCTCATCCAAGGAAATCTGCTTTCTAAAGCTCAAATCTGGATCACCTCCCGACCTGCAGCATCCAACCATATCCCTGCTGATAAAGTTGACCGGGTTACAGAGGTGCGAGGATTTAATGATgagcagaaggaggagtacttcaggaagAGATTCGGTGATACCGATTTGGCTGAGAAAATCTTGTCGCATGTCAAGAAATCAATCAGCCTTTACATCATGTGTCACATCCCTGTCTTCTGTTGGATCACAGCAAAGGTTCTGGAGAACTTTGTGAACAGAAACGAAAAAGGGAGGATGCCTGAGACTCTGACTGACATGTACATACACTTCCTGGTGTTACAGTGCAGACAGGCTAATGTGAAGTATGGTGCAGATGAGACAGGTGAGAACTCTGAGACAGATTCATGCTGGAATACAAGGAACAAGGAAACAGTCATGTCTCTGGGGAAACTGGCCTTCGAGGGGCTAGTAGAAGGAAACCTTCTCTTCACTGAAGAAACCTTAAAAGAGTGCGGTGTTGACATCACAGAAACTGCAGTCTTCTCGGGATTATTCACTCAGATCAAACGAGAAGGCAGCGGGCTGTACCAACAGAAACTGTTCTGCTTTGTCCATCTGAGCATTCAAGAGTTCCTGGCAGCTTTCTATGTCTTTCACACATTCAACAACACAGGTAAAAATCTGCTTGCCATACCTGTTCCAACTGTCGGAGAGTTGCCTGCTCCAACTGTCGGAGAGTTGCCTGCTCCAACTGTCGGAGAGTTGCCTGCTCCAACTGTCAGAGACTTGCCTGCTGATTTCTACAAGACAGCAATAGACAAGgctttaaagagcaaaaatgGAGACTGGGATCTGTTTCTCCGCTTTCTGCTAGGCCTCTCTCTGGAGACCAATCAGAAAGAACTGCAAGAACTGCTGAAGAAGACCGAAGACAACAAGGAGACCATCAACAAGGAAACAATTGTGTACATCAAAGAGAAGATTAGGGAGGAGAACAGTGATGCTGATAGAAACTGCAATCTTTTCTACTGTCTGAATGAGCTGAAGGACAACTCTCTTGTGGAAGAAGTGAAAGATTACCTGAAGTCAGAAACACTCTCATTTGAAAGCTTCTCCACCTCCATGTGGTCAGCTCTGACTTTTGTGCTGCTGACATCATATGAGAAGCTTGGTGTGTTTGACCTGAAAAAGTACCTGAAATCAGAGAAAGTTCTTCTAGGAATGTTGCCGGTGGTCAAAGTCTCCAAAACTGCTTT gctgagttgGTGTGAGCTCTCTGAGGACTCCTGCAGAGGTCTGTCGTCCTCAGTTCTCTGCTCCGTATCCAGTAATCTGacagagctggacctgagtcaCAATGACCTGCTGGATGCAGGTGTGAAGATGCTTGCTGAAGGCCTACAGAGTCTACACTGTAAACTGGAGATTCTCAA GCTGTCAGGTTGTCAGGTGACAGAGGAAGGCTGCTCATTCCTGGCCTCAGCTCTCACATCCAAAACGGCCTCCTCCCTCAAAAAGCTGGATCTGAGTTACAATCATCCAGGACCTGAAGGAGAGACGATGCTCTCTGCTATAGCTGCCGATCCTAATACAAACCTGAAGACACTCTG TTTGGACCACTGTGGAGCGCATCGGTTAAAGCCAGGGCTGAAAAAGT ATGGTGCAGATCTGAGGCTTGatgaaaacacagcaggcaaGAGGCTTGCTCTGTCTGATGGCAACAGGAAAGTAAAAACTGTAGAGAAGGTGGAGGAGAAGGTGCTACGACCTGAAAACATCGACAGGTTTAAGAGGAGTCAAGTGTTTTGTGAAGAGGGCCTGAAAGGCCTCTgctactgggaggtggagttgaAAGGGACGGTCGGCATCGCAGTGGCTTATAGAGCAGTGGGTAGAAGATGGGACAGAAGTGGTGGCCTGGGATGCAACAAGAATTCCTGGAGTCTGCTCTGTTCGAGGACAGGATACACTGCCATTCATGagaacacatatatatatatagatattgaGCTCGACAACGGGAAGACACCCAAAGTTAAGCCCAACGACGGGAAGACATCCGAAGTTAAGCTCAACGACGGGAAGACATCCGAAGTTAAGACCAACAACGGGAAGACATCCGAAGTTAAGCCTAACGACGGGAAGACATCCGAAGTTAAGACCAACAACGGGAAGACATCCGAAGTTAAGCCTAACGACGGGAAGACATCCGAAGTTAAGCCCAAGGATGGGAAGACATCCGAAGTTAAGCCCAACGACGGGAAGACATCCGAAGTTAAGACCAACAACGGGAAGACATCTGAAGTTAAGCCTAACGACGGGAAGACATCCAAAGTTAAGCCCAAGGACGGGAAGACATCCGAAGTTAAGCCCAACGACGGGAAGACATTAGAAGTTAAGCCCAAGGACGGGAAGACATCCGAAGTTAAGCCCAAGGACGGGAAGACATCCGAAGTTAAGCCCAAGGACGGGAAGACATCCGAAGTTAAGCCCAAGGACGGGAAGACATCCGAAGTTAAGACCAAGGACGGGAAGACATCCGAAGTTAAGACCAACGACGGGAAGACATCCGAAGTTAAGCCTAACGACGGGAAGACATCCGAAGTTAAGCCTAACGACGGGAAGACATCCGAAGTTAAGACCAACAACGGGAAGACATCCAAAGTTAAGCCCAACGACGGGAAGACATCCGAAGTTAAGCCCAAGGACGGGAAGACATCCGAAGTTAAGCCCAAGGACAGGAAGACATCCGAAGTTAAACCCAACGACGGGAAGACATCCGAAGTTAAGACCAAGGACGGGAAGACATCCGAAGTTAAGCCCAACGACGGGAAGACATCCGAAGTTAAGACCAACGACGGGAAGACATCCGAAGTTAAGCCCAACGACGGGAAGACATCCGAAGTTAAGCCCAAGGACGGGAAGACATCCGAAGTTAAGCCCAACGACGGGAAGACATCCGAAGTTAAGCCCAAGGACGGGAAGACATCCGAAGTTAAGCCCAAGGACGGGAAGACATCCGAAGCTAAGCCCAAGGACGGGAAGACATCCGAAGTTAAGACCAAGGACGGGAAGACATCCGAAGTTAAGACCAACGACGGGAAGACATCCGAAGTTAAGCCTAACGACGGGAAGACATCCGAAGTTAAGCCCAAGGACGGGAAGACATCCAAAGTTAAGCCCAACGACGGGAAGACATCCGAAGTTAAGCCCAAGGACGGGAAGACATCCGAAGTTAAGCCCAAGGACGGGAAGACATCCGAAGTTAAGCCCAAGGACGGGAAGACATCCGAAGTTAAGCCCAAGGACGGGAAGACATCCGAAGTTAAGACCAAGGACGGGAAGACATCCGAAGTTAAGCCCAACGACGGGAAGACATCCGAAGTTAAGACCAACGACGGGAAGACATCCGAAGTTAAGCCTAACGACGGGAAGACATCCGAAGTTAAGCCCAAGGACGGGAAGACATCCGAAGTTAAGCCCAAGGGCAGGAAGACATCCGAAGTTAAGCCCAACAACGGGAAGACATCCGAAGTTAAGCCCAAGGACGGGAAGACATCCGAAGTTAAGCCCAAGGACGGGAAGACATCCGAAGTTAAGACCAAGGACGGGAAGACATCCGAAGTTAAGCCCAACGACGGGAAGACATCCGAAGTTAAGACCAACGACGGGAAGACATCCGAAGTTAAGCCTAACGACGGGAAGACATCCGAAGTTAAGCCCAACGACGGGAAGACATCCGAAGTTAAGCCCAAGGACGGGAAGACATCCGAAGTTAAGCCCAAGGGCAGGAAGACATCCGAAGTTAAGCCCAACAACGGGAAGACATCCAAAGTTAAGCCCAAGGACGGGAAGACATCCGAAGTTAAGCCCAAGGGCAGGAAGACATCCCAAGATCTTAAGCTCAACGACGGGAAGACATTAAAAGATATTAAGCCCAACAAAAGAGTGCCCCTTTGCAAAAAAATAGCAGTGTTTCTGGACTGGGAAGCCGGTACTCTGACTTATTACGGTGTCATATCAGAAAAACTGATCCACATACACACCTTCCATGCCAAATTCACAGAACCTCTCTTCCCATGCTTCTGGTTTCGGAAGGGCTCTGTGACTTTGTGTGAGATAGACTGA